From Panicum virgatum strain AP13 unplaced genomic scaffold, P.virgatum_v5 scaffold_5555, whole genome shotgun sequence, one genomic window encodes:
- the LOC120694399 gene encoding uncharacterized protein OsI_031781-like, whose product MAKILLLVSLLLYITIAEAAPIPAEWSATASKSINAMKLKLAKALDEVVLAAPPPKRSEVKKATTGHMKTIDTLLAKARATGDEKKAIRIASSYEEAADLVIAAPPAQKFDAMESTFSMAAMPDPTKCPTVDEAFCETHSKIKKAQEEVIAAAPPAKAKEIKDAVIAQGFAMGQAISKAYTTGDEKKIALVLGDYNNAADAVIGSPPAEKYEAMEGAFTAAARPSKA is encoded by the coding sequence ATGGCCAAGATCCTCCTACTTGTATCCTTGTTGTTGTATATCACCATTGCAGAAGCTGCTCCAATACCAGCAGAATGGAGTGCCACCGCTAGCAAGTCCATCAACGCTATGAAATTGAAGCTCGCTAAGGCTCTTGATGAAGTCGTCCTTGCTGCCCCACCACCCAAAAGGTCAGAAGTCAAAAAGGCCACGACAGGGCACATGAAAACCATTGACACCCTTCTCGCTAAGGCCCGTGCCACAGGAGATGAGAAGAAAGCTATTAGAATTGCTAGTTCCTATGAGGAAGCTGCTGACCTTGTCATTGCTGCCCCGCCAGCTCAGAAGTTTGACGCAATGGAAAGCACCTTCTCTATGGCAGCTATGCCAGATCCAACAAAATGCCCCACCGTTGACGAGGCCTTTTGTGAGACACActccaaaatcaagaaggcCCAAGAAGAAGTCATAGCTGCTGCCCCACCAGCCAAAGCGAAAGAAATTAAAGATGCGGTAATAGCTCAAGGATTTGCTATGGGCCAAGCTATCAGCAAGGCCTATACAACAGGAGATGAGAAAAAAATTGCATTAGTTCTTGGTGACTACAACAATGCTGCCGATGCGGTCATTGGATCTCCCCCTGCTGAAAAATATGAAGCAATGGAAGGGGCCTTCACTGCTGCTGCCCGTCCCAGCAAGGCATAG